From one uncultured Fibrobacter sp. genomic stretch:
- a CDS encoding lamin tail domain-containing protein: MKFIPFLPSLAFACPMFVEFFPDPIDVRDDEGEFLEIRLDDFSADSLFVAFEAKPALSFAYPAGSRFVLVHDSLHCPDIPNVSCGSLGSLSMPNSRETTWKLWAGACSDSIVLPKPKAGYAFQRVRETDEWAFSRGTPGTADSDYEAGFDDCGLSGIKAEHGEGEWALSGWLSGCDSSTLFVESLNLAKLGGWRHDTLAVTGAFKLRLRGDAVWARLRLPRDEAPSNDSLDTLLLQRGKSPLVISEIHHCPTEPEPEWIEIYNGSRYALPLSRVVFLDRSGYLSDSIRPYENVLVTRDTLALRTAIGFGDVRILQANFGYLGNTGGSVLLAVDSSVVDSVGWDKNTAKCPAGFNPRTKLVENTPGFLGYASQSSFSDKPFTYTLTSRVVRRRGEVLRVRVESEFAVSLKLLDSARREVWSFAVPPASNSWWIVPVADKLSVGVGYVSLSVGDYASVVGIVVRH, from the coding sequence TTGAAATTCATTCCATTCTTGCCGTCGCTGGCGTTTGCCTGCCCGATGTTCGTGGAGTTTTTCCCGGACCCGATCGATGTCCGCGACGATGAAGGCGAGTTCTTGGAAATTCGCCTTGACGATTTTTCGGCCGACAGCCTGTTTGTGGCTTTCGAGGCCAAGCCCGCGCTCTCCTTTGCGTACCCAGCGGGCTCGAGGTTCGTGCTAGTACACGATTCTCTGCATTGTCCCGATATCCCGAATGTCTCTTGCGGTTCACTCGGGAGCCTTTCCATGCCCAATTCGCGCGAGACCACTTGGAAATTGTGGGCCGGTGCGTGTTCGGATTCTATTGTGCTCCCCAAACCCAAAGCGGGGTATGCCTTCCAGAGGGTGCGCGAGACAGACGAGTGGGCTTTTAGCCGGGGGACGCCCGGGACGGCGGATTCGGATTACGAAGCCGGTTTTGACGACTGTGGGCTTTCGGGAATCAAGGCGGAACATGGCGAGGGGGAGTGGGCGCTTTCGGGGTGGCTATCCGGTTGCGATTCGTCGACGCTTTTTGTGGAATCGCTGAATCTTGCAAAGCTGGGTGGGTGGCGCCACGACACGCTTGCCGTGACAGGGGCATTCAAGCTGAGGTTGCGCGGGGATGCCGTGTGGGCGAGGCTGCGCCTGCCCCGCGACGAGGCTCCGTCGAACGATTCTCTGGATACTCTGCTTTTGCAGCGCGGGAAGTCCCCGCTCGTGATTTCGGAAATTCACCATTGCCCAACGGAACCTGAGCCGGAGTGGATTGAAATCTACAATGGGTCGCGCTATGCGCTGCCCCTTTCGCGGGTGGTGTTTCTCGACCGGAGCGGTTACCTTTCGGATTCTATCCGCCCCTACGAAAACGTGCTCGTGACACGCGATACCCTTGCGCTTCGGACTGCTATCGGTTTTGGTGACGTGAGGATTTTGCAGGCCAATTTTGGTTACTTGGGCAATACGGGCGGCTCCGTGTTGCTCGCGGTGGACAGTTCCGTGGTGGATAGCGTTGGTTGGGACAAGAATACGGCAAAGTGCCCTGCCGGTTTTAACCCGCGTACGAAGCTTGTGGAAAATACGCCCGGTTTTTTGGGTTATGCTTCGCAGTCGTCTTTTAGCGACAAGCCGTTCACGTATACGCTGACTTCGCGCGTTGTGCGGCGGCGGGGGGAGGTGCTGCGCGTGCGGGTGGAGAGCGAATTTGCCGTTTCGCTCAAATTGCTTGATTCGGCCCGGCGGGAAGTGTGGTCGTTTGCCGTGCCTCCGGCGTCAAATTCCTGGTGGATTGTCCCGGTGGCAGATAAACTTTCTGTGGGTGTGGGGTATGTTTCGCTTTCGGTGGGGGACTATGCGTCGGTCGTGGGTATTGTGGTTAGGCATTAG